The genomic window GCAGTAGAAAAAAGCAACTACAGAAAAGCTCTAGCAGACATTACCCAAACAGACAAGGAAATTATCGCAACAGTAGAACTTCCTGGAGTAAACAAAGAAGATATTGAAATCAACGCAACCGATGAGGGTGTTGAAATCAAAGTAGAGCATAAAGAAGAAAACAAAGAAGAAAACAAGAAAAAAGGAACTTACTGGTTTGAGAGAAGTTACGCTGGCTTTTACAGATACATACCTCTCCCTGATGGGGCAGATACACAAAACATTGATGCAAGTTACAAAAACGGCGTGCTAGAACTAAGAATCCCTAAAAAAGAGGACAAGAAGAAATCAAAACGCATAGCTGTGAAATAAACATGACGTAACTACAGCATTAAACTAGCAAACACCCACAAAACAC from Candidatus Woesearchaeota archaeon includes these protein-coding regions:
- a CDS encoding Hsp20/alpha crystallin family protein; this translates as MRRRNTLWDELRRMQEEMDRLFGSFLDATPQGDLGAYALMPGTAVEKSNYRKALADITQTDKEIIATVELPGVNKEDIEINATDEGVEIKVEHKEENKEENKKKGTYWFERSYAGFYRYIPLPDGADTQNIDASYKNGVLELRIPKKEDKKKSKRIAVK